A single region of the Gracilibacillus caseinilyticus genome encodes:
- the rsmI gene encoding 16S rRNA (cytidine(1402)-2'-O)-methyltransferase, which yields MQIQKSYQNESEKGTLYVVPTPIGNLDDITFRALKVLEQADIVLAEDTRNTGKLLHHFELKKKMISYHEHNKMAREDQIIDMLQKGKMLALVSDAGMPGISDPGYEIIRAAIDADYSVVVLPGASAALSALVGSGLPTDQFYFYGFLPRKKKDRDQALQLLQSIDTTFILYESPHRIVDTLQLLADSLGDRRVAVARELTKKFEEFIRGNLAEVSNWITDNPVKGECVILVEGVKLEDQVDWWEDLTLSKHVEQLIEREQVSSKEAIKSVAKARNIPKREVYSAYHME from the coding sequence ATGCAAATTCAAAAAAGCTATCAGAATGAATCCGAAAAAGGAACACTCTATGTTGTACCAACACCTATCGGTAATTTAGACGATATTACATTCCGGGCTCTAAAAGTGTTAGAACAAGCGGATATCGTGTTGGCTGAAGATACGAGAAATACAGGGAAGTTACTGCATCATTTTGAGTTGAAGAAGAAAATGATCAGCTATCACGAACATAATAAAATGGCGAGAGAAGATCAGATTATCGATATGCTGCAAAAAGGGAAAATGCTAGCTTTAGTCAGCGATGCAGGAATGCCAGGCATATCCGATCCTGGTTATGAAATCATTCGTGCAGCAATTGATGCAGATTATTCGGTAGTAGTATTACCTGGAGCAAGTGCTGCATTATCTGCGCTTGTAGGATCTGGTTTACCAACAGATCAATTTTACTTCTATGGTTTTTTACCGAGAAAGAAAAAAGATCGCGATCAGGCACTGCAGTTATTACAGTCGATTGATACGACATTTATTTTGTATGAATCACCACATCGGATTGTTGATACGTTACAACTATTAGCAGATAGTCTTGGTGATCGACGTGTGGCAGTAGCACGAGAGCTAACGAAAAAATTTGAAGAGTTCATTCGGGGAAATCTGGCAGAAGTGTCGAATTGGATCACAGATAATCCGGTTAAAGGGGAATGTGTCATTCTGGTAGAAGGAGTAAAGCTAGAAGATCAGGTTGATTGGTGGGAAGACCTTACCTTATCGAAACATGTCGAACAATTAATAGAACGAGAACAGGTCTCCAGCAAAGAGGCGATTAAATCAGTAGCTAAAGCTCGCAATATTCCGAAAAGAGAAGTGTATAGCGCTTATCACATGGAGTAA
- a CDS encoding GIY-YIG nuclease family protein, whose amino-acid sequence MEERKHFVYILKCKDNTLYTGYTTNVKRRMRMHEDGKGAKYTRGRAPFQLAYQMQCETKSDALQLEAKIKRLSRKQKELLIKEAGQGGYPTNANSKKLSE is encoded by the coding sequence ATGGAAGAACGTAAGCATTTTGTCTATATTCTGAAGTGTAAAGATAATACACTCTACACCGGTTATACTACTAATGTTAAACGACGTATGCGCATGCATGAAGATGGAAAAGGAGCGAAATATACGAGAGGCAGAGCCCCTTTTCAATTAGCATATCAAATGCAGTGTGAAACGAAATCAGATGCATTACAACTAGAAGCAAAAATTAAAAGACTGTCGAGAAAACAGAAAGAACTATTAATCAAAGAAGCAGGGCAAGGAGGATATCCTACCAATGCAAATTCAAAAAAGCTATCAGAATGA